Proteins from a genomic interval of Rubinisphaera italica:
- the nadC gene encoding carboxylating nicotinate-nucleotide diphosphorylase, which translates to MPQQTNHPSWEAAEQQAAERLIVIALEEDFGQRGDVTSLMFIDPARTGRVRIATRKPGRIAGVPIIPLVLQQIDPTIKYKLDGADGDELQSGQSIAVLEGAVQKILMAERTILNFMTHLSGVATLTSSYVAKAQGTKAQILDTRKTLPGYRLLEKYAVRCGGGCNHRMGLYDAVMLKDNHLASMTHKAPAELISSVREKFADISIIIEIDQLDQMPSVLSWKPDVILLDNMSNEDMTKALKIRDQHNKDVLLEASGGINLQTVAAIANTGVDRISVGELTHSAPALDLGFDWIER; encoded by the coding sequence ATGCCACAACAAACGAATCATCCCTCATGGGAAGCCGCCGAACAACAGGCTGCCGAACGTCTGATTGTCATCGCACTCGAAGAAGACTTCGGCCAGCGGGGTGACGTCACCTCTTTGATGTTTATCGATCCCGCCCGAACTGGCCGGGTGCGAATCGCGACTCGGAAGCCAGGCCGAATCGCCGGGGTTCCGATCATTCCACTGGTTCTTCAGCAAATCGATCCCACAATAAAATACAAATTGGATGGTGCAGATGGGGATGAATTGCAGTCAGGACAATCGATTGCAGTTCTCGAAGGAGCAGTGCAGAAAATTCTGATGGCCGAGCGAACCATCCTGAATTTTATGACTCACCTGAGCGGTGTGGCGACTTTAACAAGTTCTTACGTTGCCAAAGCCCAGGGAACGAAAGCACAAATTCTGGATACCCGCAAAACATTACCTGGTTATCGCCTGCTGGAAAAATATGCGGTCCGATGTGGTGGTGGCTGTAATCACCGAATGGGACTCTATGATGCGGTGATGCTTAAAGATAATCACCTCGCTTCCATGACCCACAAAGCTCCTGCAGAGTTGATTTCCTCTGTGCGGGAAAAGTTTGCAGACATTTCGATCATCATCGAAATCGATCAACTCGATCAGATGCCATCCGTCCTCAGCTGGAAACCCGATGTCATTCTGCTGGACAATATGTCGAATGAAGACATGACCAAAGCCCTAAAAATACGTGATCAGCATAATAAAGATGTCTTACTGGAAGCCTCCGGTGGCATCAATTTGCAAACGGTCGCAGCCATCGCAAACACAGGAGTCGATCGAATCAGCGTCGGAGAACTAACACACTCCGCCCCGGCTCTCGACTTAGGCTTCGACTGGATCGAACGATAA
- a CDS encoding DUF3500 domain-containing protein has protein sequence MKKTSPPLILLSATLLLSTLFVANGWSVLKKTETSPDMTAQATGLLNQLDERQLTVAMLPYASSQRVDWHFIPMDTRKGLMLRHMTEAQRENALGLLKTCLSQAGYKKAESIMSLEKLLYSFEKPETRDRRDPLKYYVTIFGDPREDKQWGLSFEGHHLSLNFVVENGELISATPQFFATNPATIKTENDLGFKMGMAVLKDEEQLGFDLVNSLDDSQKKTAVIDKDAPREIRNAGSVHPPTDAPAGIPAEKLSKEQQATLKNLINVYANAVPQKRAAVRLDEIEKNGFENVHFAWAGATKPGIGHYYRIQGKSFLIEFVNTQPDAAGNPANHIHCVWRDMDGDFALPIQ, from the coding sequence ATGAAAAAGACGTCCCCCCCATTGATTCTGCTCTCCGCCACTCTGCTCCTCTCCACATTATTTGTCGCAAATGGATGGTCGGTTCTGAAAAAAACTGAAACCTCACCGGACATGACCGCACAGGCAACCGGATTGCTCAATCAACTGGATGAACGCCAGTTAACCGTGGCCATGCTCCCCTATGCGTCCTCACAACGCGTCGACTGGCATTTTATTCCGATGGACACCCGCAAAGGGTTGATGTTGCGACACATGACAGAGGCTCAACGCGAAAACGCACTCGGCTTACTCAAAACCTGCCTCAGTCAGGCCGGTTACAAAAAAGCTGAGTCAATCATGTCGCTCGAAAAGCTGCTTTATTCCTTTGAAAAACCGGAAACACGAGATCGTCGTGACCCACTCAAATATTACGTCACCATTTTTGGAGATCCCCGTGAAGACAAACAATGGGGATTGAGCTTCGAAGGTCATCACCTGTCCCTGAATTTTGTTGTCGAAAATGGCGAACTGATTTCAGCCACGCCGCAGTTCTTTGCGACAAACCCGGCAACAATCAAAACCGAAAATGATCTCGGCTTCAAAATGGGCATGGCGGTATTGAAAGACGAAGAACAACTTGGCTTCGATCTGGTCAACTCATTGGACGACTCGCAGAAAAAAACGGCGGTCATCGACAAAGATGCTCCTCGCGAAATCCGCAATGCAGGCAGCGTCCATCCACCAACCGACGCTCCTGCAGGAATTCCAGCTGAGAAATTATCCAAAGAGCAACAGGCGACTCTCAAGAACCTGATCAATGTCTATGCCAATGCCGTCCCACAAAAACGAGCAGCCGTTCGACTGGACGAAATCGAAAAGAATGGCTTTGAAAATGTCCACTTCGCATGGGCTGGAGCCACCAAACCAGGAATCGGACACTACTACCGCATTCAGGGAAAATCATTCCTGATTGAATTCGTCAACACTCAACCCGATGCAGCTGGCAATCCCGCCAATCATATCCACTGCGTCTGGCGAGACATGGATGGCGATTTTGCCTTGCCGATCCAATAA
- a CDS encoding beta-propeller domain-containing protein: MVRTVLLTFFVTCAFAVTDFANAKDSQVQHSFLTADSSKQIIAIINEDGLPQWTHKIGPLHDLHLLSNGNVLFQTNWKRIVEVNPATDEVVWEFQAGQGTKKKVEVHAFERLKNGNTMVVESGTSRILEVDPHGNVVHTIPLQVKQPHAHRDTRLVRTLDNGNYLVCHEGEGLVREYNREGKIIWEYEVPLFGEKPRDGHGVEAYGNQCFAALRLKNGNTLISTGNGHRVIEVTPEKKVVWSLDQNELPGIQLAWVTTLQVLPNGNIVLGNCHAGPDNPQVIEITKDKQIAWTFHDFNRFGNALTNTQILSTDGKTVHLKQTTR; encoded by the coding sequence ATGGTTCGAACCGTTCTTCTGACTTTTTTCGTAACATGTGCATTCGCTGTTACTGATTTCGCGAATGCAAAAGACTCGCAAGTTCAACACTCGTTTCTGACCGCAGACTCCTCGAAACAGATCATTGCAATCATCAATGAAGATGGTCTACCCCAGTGGACACACAAGATAGGACCTCTTCACGACCTGCATTTGCTGAGCAATGGGAATGTGCTGTTTCAAACGAACTGGAAGAGAATTGTCGAAGTCAACCCGGCAACCGATGAAGTGGTCTGGGAATTTCAGGCTGGGCAGGGAACAAAGAAAAAAGTCGAAGTCCACGCCTTCGAACGATTGAAAAATGGCAATACGATGGTCGTGGAATCAGGAACTTCCCGGATCCTCGAAGTTGATCCTCATGGGAATGTTGTTCACACGATTCCACTCCAGGTCAAGCAACCTCATGCTCATCGTGATACGCGTCTTGTCCGAACACTTGATAATGGGAACTACCTGGTCTGCCATGAAGGTGAGGGGCTAGTCCGAGAATATAATCGAGAGGGAAAAATTATCTGGGAATACGAAGTTCCCTTGTTTGGCGAGAAACCTCGTGACGGTCACGGAGTTGAAGCTTACGGCAATCAATGCTTTGCCGCACTTCGCCTCAAGAATGGAAACACTCTGATCTCAACGGGCAACGGCCATCGGGTGATTGAAGTGACCCCAGAGAAAAAAGTAGTCTGGTCGCTCGACCAAAACGAACTCCCCGGCATTCAACTGGCCTGGGTAACAACCCTGCAGGTCTTGCCGAATGGAAATATCGTGCTCGGTAATTGTCATGCTGGCCCGGACAATCCACAAGTGATCGAAATCACCAAAGACAAGCAGATCGCCTGGACTTTCCACGACTTCAACCGCTTCGGAAACGCGTTGACCAACACCCAGATTCTGAGTACGGATGGCAAAACGGTCCATCTCAAGCAAACAACTCGCTGA
- the holA gene encoding DNA polymerase III subunit delta, translated as MHATEFLTQSELKTVPPIVVLFGGERFLKQQVQQLFLQTVYGPDADAHELATFLEGREAEWRSVADELKTISMWSGKRCVIINAADDFVSANRPQLEKYADNPAKSSLLILDVKSWPKSTKLAKKVQKTGEAIECGELKGAQLQGWVVSHAAHKFEKTISRQAGQLLIDLAGTSVGLLDQELDKLASYVGQNKKITNEDVRALVGGWRLETTWNMINGVRDGQLDMALVELNKLMTAGEAPQKLLGGISFVYRKIVKAVRISAKTRQLGPALKQAGIFPRDVGPTETYLRKLGRERAERIPELLAKVDLGMKGESSLPPRLLIERLLVELSP; from the coding sequence ATGCACGCCACAGAATTTCTTACTCAATCAGAATTGAAAACGGTTCCACCGATCGTCGTCCTCTTTGGCGGCGAACGGTTCTTGAAGCAGCAGGTCCAGCAACTGTTTTTGCAGACAGTTTACGGGCCCGATGCGGATGCCCATGAACTGGCTACATTTCTGGAAGGGCGGGAAGCCGAGTGGCGAAGTGTCGCGGATGAATTGAAGACGATTTCGATGTGGAGTGGAAAACGCTGTGTCATCATCAATGCGGCTGACGATTTTGTCTCTGCAAATCGCCCGCAACTGGAAAAATATGCGGACAACCCGGCAAAGTCTTCACTGCTGATTCTCGATGTGAAAAGCTGGCCAAAATCGACAAAACTGGCTAAGAAGGTCCAGAAGACAGGAGAAGCGATCGAATGCGGCGAATTGAAAGGGGCTCAGTTACAGGGTTGGGTTGTCTCCCATGCGGCTCACAAATTTGAAAAGACAATCAGCCGACAGGCGGGTCAATTGTTGATTGACCTGGCAGGAACCTCAGTCGGATTGCTCGATCAGGAACTCGATAAGCTCGCTTCCTATGTTGGACAGAACAAAAAGATAACCAATGAAGATGTGCGAGCTCTGGTCGGAGGCTGGCGACTGGAAACAACCTGGAACATGATTAACGGCGTGCGGGATGGTCAGCTCGATATGGCACTCGTTGAACTCAATAAGCTGATGACTGCTGGCGAAGCTCCGCAAAAATTACTGGGAGGCATCTCGTTCGTTTATCGAAAAATTGTCAAGGCGGTTCGCATTTCTGCGAAAACCCGTCAACTCGGACCCGCTCTCAAACAGGCAGGCATTTTTCCCCGCGATGTCGGACCGACCGAAACCTACTTGCGAAAACTGGGACGCGAACGAGCAGAACGAATCCCGGAACTACTTGCCAAAGTCGACCTGGGAATGAAAGGCGAAAGTTCACTTCCCCCTCGTTTATTAATCGAACGATTACTGGTTGAACTTTCTCCGTAA
- a CDS encoding DNA-methyltransferase produces the protein MLDTEFKLYNRISHEDCVAGLNGLEPNSVDLVFADPPFNIGYEYDEYDDRLERDQYLEWSTNWMQAVYNALKKDGTFWLAIGDEYAAELKLAAQEIGFHPRSWVIWYYTFGVNCKNKYSRSHAHLFYLVKDPKQFTFLGEDLENRIPSARQLVYNDKRANPKGRLPDDTWIISPSDAVGDLHADDQQTWTLRPQDLESRFQSDEDTWYFPRVAGTFKERAGFHGCQMPEQLLGRIIRNCSRENELVVDPFAGSGTTLAVAKKLGRKYLGFELSEDYVKASRERLKKISVGDQLDGSAEPTMSAPGTWAKKSARAQNRTNIHQEEAAAETPLRLTLAGLKEAFLAAHQGYSVDRLLLDPDLNAAFHESCRQAGLFGDPQTWNLLLLRLRRDGELQEVPCPRRTDMSWPEIDTILSGCEISLQTLLVETQTNHLTEIMSDPELLQRFNDRARLLSPGATTFKYRWAAVMLSRQTGIAHKRASILAAAYDDSIERRLSAPEKLDDSLISKLPECSGLFLIAADEPLYCGETLNLKLRVESLDRKALAVLVGVAENNLSIRVMPQTPELFGELAWQNYLASRFQTKWNLNN, from the coding sequence ATGCTGGATACGGAATTTAAGCTGTACAATCGAATTTCCCATGAGGATTGCGTAGCCGGGCTGAACGGTTTGGAACCTAACAGTGTCGATCTGGTTTTTGCCGATCCCCCGTTCAATATCGGCTATGAATACGATGAATACGACGATCGACTCGAACGGGATCAGTATCTCGAATGGTCCACAAACTGGATGCAGGCCGTCTACAATGCCCTCAAAAAGGATGGTACTTTCTGGCTGGCGATTGGCGATGAATACGCTGCTGAGTTAAAGCTGGCTGCTCAGGAAATTGGCTTTCATCCTCGCAGTTGGGTCATCTGGTACTACACCTTCGGTGTGAATTGCAAAAATAAATACAGCCGGTCCCATGCTCATCTGTTTTACCTAGTGAAGGATCCCAAGCAGTTCACGTTCCTGGGAGAGGATCTCGAAAATCGCATCCCCTCTGCCCGGCAACTCGTTTACAACGACAAACGTGCGAATCCTAAAGGCCGTCTGCCGGATGATACCTGGATCATTTCTCCGAGTGATGCCGTGGGCGACTTGCATGCCGACGATCAGCAAACCTGGACATTGCGACCTCAGGATCTCGAATCGCGTTTTCAGTCCGATGAAGACACCTGGTACTTTCCGCGAGTCGCTGGAACATTCAAAGAGCGAGCCGGTTTCCATGGCTGCCAGATGCCGGAACAATTGCTGGGACGCATCATTCGAAACTGTTCGCGTGAAAACGAACTGGTCGTCGATCCGTTCGCCGGCAGCGGAACGACGCTGGCGGTTGCAAAGAAACTGGGACGAAAATACCTCGGATTTGAGTTGTCGGAAGACTATGTCAAAGCGAGCCGGGAACGATTGAAAAAGATTTCCGTCGGTGATCAACTCGATGGCTCTGCAGAACCGACAATGAGTGCTCCCGGAACCTGGGCTAAAAAGTCTGCTCGTGCTCAGAATCGAACGAACATCCATCAAGAAGAAGCAGCCGCCGAAACCCCACTCCGGTTGACTCTGGCAGGTCTCAAAGAAGCCTTCCTTGCGGCTCATCAAGGCTATTCCGTCGATCGTCTTCTGCTTGATCCTGATTTGAATGCCGCATTTCATGAGTCCTGTCGACAAGCAGGATTATTTGGTGATCCTCAAACCTGGAATCTGTTACTGCTGCGATTACGTCGCGATGGTGAATTGCAGGAGGTTCCCTGTCCCCGTCGAACTGATATGAGTTGGCCAGAGATTGATACAATTCTTTCGGGATGTGAAATCAGCCTGCAGACACTGCTGGTCGAGACACAAACGAACCATCTGACAGAGATCATGAGTGATCCGGAATTGCTGCAGCGATTTAATGACCGAGCCAGACTTCTCAGTCCAGGAGCAACGACATTCAAGTACCGCTGGGCAGCTGTAATGCTGTCCCGTCAAACAGGCATCGCCCATAAACGTGCCAGTATTCTGGCTGCCGCTTATGACGATTCGATTGAACGACGATTATCTGCTCCAGAGAAACTTGATGACTCACTGATCAGTAAACTCCCTGAATGCTCCGGTCTATTCTTGATCGCTGCGGACGAACCCCTTTATTGCGGAGAAACATTGAACCTGAAACTACGGGTCGAGTCTCTGGATCGAAAAGCCTTAGCGGTTCTGGTTGGTGTTGCTGAAAACAACTTGTCGATCAGAGTGATGCCCCAGACTCCCGAATTATTCGGTGAACTGGCCTGGCAGAACTATCTGGCATCGCGATTCCAGACGAAATGGAATTTAAATAATTAA
- a CDS encoding sulfatase family protein, translated as MFPAHQITTLLVSLTLPVIFQFLAPGSLPAAQPPRPNIIVIMADDLGYGDLSCYGASEIETPNIDRLAREGQLFRQGYCSASTCTPTRFSFLTGMYAFRQPGTGIAPPNATALIQPGTPTIASVLDDAGYETAVIGKWHLGLGEGKEPDWNGDLKPGPCEIGFDHCYLLPTTNDRVPQVYVDDHRVVNLDPNDPLWVGKTNPDGQPTGLTHRDTLKMDWSHGHNQTIHNGISRIGFYSGGHAARWRDEDLADKWVSHSARWIETHKDKPFFLFFSSHDIHVPRMPHERFQKKSKLGYRGDAILELDWQVGEVLNTLDRLNLTKKTLVIFCSDNGPVLDDGYVDGAVTQLGKHTPSGVFRGGKYSAYEGGCCTPFLTRWPGTIPVGESQAIVNTVDLATSMAELVKQPIPEEAFPDSLNVLNALLGKPDAAGRTETVEQGTSALGLRVGDWKLVAYRNKKNNGKTFEKTSEGLYELYQLDKDAGESKNVIEEFPQKAEELINRLEEIQSAPTRD; from the coding sequence ATGTTTCCCGCACACCAAATTACGACATTGCTGGTTTCTTTGACCTTGCCAGTGATTTTTCAATTTCTGGCCCCCGGCTCTCTTCCAGCCGCACAACCGCCCCGCCCGAATATCATCGTCATTATGGCCGATGATCTCGGGTATGGAGATCTCAGTTGTTACGGTGCGAGCGAAATTGAAACTCCCAACATCGATCGGCTTGCTCGTGAAGGACAATTATTCCGTCAGGGATATTGCTCGGCTTCTACCTGCACGCCCACCCGGTTTTCCTTTCTGACCGGCATGTATGCGTTTCGTCAGCCGGGAACAGGAATCGCTCCTCCAAATGCCACGGCTCTGATTCAACCGGGAACTCCGACCATTGCCTCAGTTCTGGATGACGCCGGCTATGAAACGGCAGTGATCGGCAAGTGGCATCTTGGATTAGGGGAAGGCAAAGAGCCCGACTGGAATGGAGACCTCAAGCCCGGTCCTTGTGAAATTGGATTTGATCATTGTTATTTGTTACCGACGACGAACGATCGTGTCCCGCAGGTTTATGTGGATGATCATCGTGTCGTTAATCTCGATCCGAATGACCCGTTGTGGGTCGGCAAGACAAATCCTGATGGGCAACCGACTGGTTTGACGCATCGAGACACTCTGAAAATGGATTGGTCGCACGGACACAATCAAACAATACACAATGGCATCAGCCGGATTGGATTCTACTCGGGTGGACATGCCGCTCGCTGGCGGGATGAAGACCTGGCTGACAAATGGGTCAGCCACTCTGCCAGGTGGATTGAAACGCACAAGGACAAACCTTTCTTTCTGTTCTTCTCCTCGCACGATATCCATGTTCCTCGAATGCCCCACGAACGCTTTCAGAAGAAATCCAAACTCGGATATCGGGGCGATGCCATCCTCGAACTCGACTGGCAGGTTGGTGAAGTTCTCAATACGCTTGATCGCCTCAATCTGACGAAAAAAACACTCGTAATCTTTTGCAGCGACAATGGCCCGGTCCTCGATGATGGCTATGTCGATGGAGCCGTTACGCAACTGGGGAAGCATACTCCTTCCGGTGTATTCCGCGGTGGCAAATACAGTGCCTACGAAGGGGGATGCTGTACTCCGTTCCTCACACGTTGGCCAGGGACAATTCCAGTAGGAGAATCACAGGCAATCGTCAATACGGTCGACCTGGCCACCAGCATGGCTGAACTGGTCAAGCAACCTATTCCTGAAGAGGCATTTCCAGACAGCTTGAACGTTCTTAATGCCCTCCTCGGAAAACCGGATGCGGCTGGACGAACAGAAACTGTTGAACAGGGCACAAGTGCTCTTGGATTACGAGTTGGCGACTGGAAGCTTGTTGCCTATCGAAACAAGAAAAACAACGGTAAGACTTTCGAGAAAACGAGTGAAGGCCTGTACGAACTTTATCAGCTCGACAAAGATGCCGGTGAATCCAAAAACGTCATCGAAGAATTTCCGCAGAAAGCGGAGGAGTTGATTAATCGACTCGAAGAAATCCAGTCTGCACCGACAAGAGATTAA
- a CDS encoding tetratricopeptide repeat protein → MSSRWTRAICFHLTLLVFTSSFLLTRTAPAIAAPADDDYTLGLTLYGQKRWDLASETFRNYLKAYPDHSKAPLAKLYLAQSLINQEDYKNAREILQGFLKAHPQNKNKAQAMYRIAECSYFLNDYPTAISDFEAFLKQAPNDQLVEWALPYLADAYLRTGKYEQAQMMFEQSLDKFSKGRFVEDSQFGLARSLELQNQIEPAIVQYQKLINNPDSQRMEESLFNVGMLYFQQKNYQNAAETFTKLSSLNPSGKLIALSHLNAGYAYFSLGEWEKAIDQFSAADQSEQYRESARFWIAQTYKSSGDLAKSEQALQTLLQQSKDAELRPKILYQLADSRFQLRNYDGALTLFLDYQKQFPKGESVIDAWLSSMECCLLTNRLGQGWALSEQKPDVELTPRQNDEQTLLQCRLLAAADSETDPLPSSLGDRDTRLRKALPLLTQILDRMPANEQLFTQQARYQTSRIAQELGDNALAVNALEPITLGLSDQSQLQLPESWLLLANSQYELGNYEEALSALNQFESLSQDKDSLAQAYIVRINVLIKMNRLDDASASLAKLQQSDLAPLVITEATFQLAEMNYARQNWEEAQKQYQQILQLKLDDEWTIKSLSALGWSYFEDGKFDEAVASFEKLKKQFPNAKQVAADAGYMQGMALLKANQNLKAAEAFMQTAQSFRSSEETTQGNELHHLAYRAAREAARTYRDLNEVDKSAEAYRLAYKELRKQPETRNQNLDKLLDEWALLHYENEEYAKADEVFEILIRETPKSDRADDAQLSLAESDYINGDLASARTRFEKLIGDSTSDPYVKTRSLYQLVMIAGTQKDSAAVEKFSEEYLKAANGQTAGLNEIGEIESQLIQLYLEQDQLEEAEKQLTELKARVANLDKSDRPEWYPRIYVMTGEIARRQKKYDVVQEALEEVRQEYPQSAEREQVEVIAGRTQIAQANFAEAEKQFRAVLDRAAGNKTLAAAQSQFYLAETALIQKNYPLAIKEYIRMAILFPGFPDLQSAALYQAGQCDEVQGNVEQAIQNYENLIRLYPESEFSKKAEERVQILKASN, encoded by the coding sequence ATGAGTAGCCGTTGGACCCGGGCGATCTGTTTTCATTTGACACTGCTGGTTTTTACTTCTTCGTTCCTGCTGACGAGAACGGCTCCTGCGATCGCGGCGCCAGCTGATGATGACTATACGCTCGGCCTCACATTGTATGGACAGAAACGCTGGGATCTGGCCAGTGAGACATTCCGGAATTATCTCAAAGCATATCCGGATCACAGCAAAGCTCCGCTGGCAAAGTTGTATTTGGCGCAAAGTCTGATCAATCAGGAGGACTATAAAAATGCTCGGGAAATCCTGCAGGGGTTTCTTAAAGCTCATCCGCAAAATAAAAACAAAGCTCAGGCAATGTATCGTATCGCTGAGTGCAGTTACTTTCTGAATGATTATCCGACTGCCATCAGCGATTTTGAAGCGTTTTTGAAACAGGCTCCCAACGATCAACTGGTGGAATGGGCTTTGCCGTATTTAGCCGATGCTTATCTCAGAACGGGAAAGTACGAGCAGGCTCAAATGATGTTTGAGCAATCCCTGGATAAATTCTCCAAAGGTCGATTTGTTGAAGACAGCCAGTTTGGTCTGGCCCGGTCGCTTGAGTTACAGAACCAGATTGAACCGGCAATCGTGCAGTATCAGAAGTTAATCAACAATCCCGATTCCCAGCGGATGGAAGAGTCGTTGTTCAATGTGGGGATGCTTTATTTCCAGCAGAAGAATTATCAGAACGCAGCCGAGACATTCACGAAACTTTCCAGTCTCAACCCGAGTGGTAAATTGATCGCTCTCTCGCATTTGAACGCCGGATATGCCTATTTCTCTCTGGGAGAATGGGAAAAGGCAATCGATCAATTCTCCGCGGCTGACCAGAGTGAGCAATACCGCGAATCGGCTCGCTTCTGGATTGCTCAAACCTATAAAAGTTCAGGGGATCTGGCAAAGTCGGAACAGGCATTGCAAACACTTTTACAGCAATCAAAAGATGCAGAGTTACGTCCCAAAATTCTTTATCAACTGGCCGACAGCCGATTCCAACTACGCAACTACGACGGCGCATTAACACTCTTCCTGGACTACCAGAAACAGTTCCCCAAAGGGGAATCTGTTATTGATGCATGGTTATCATCAATGGAATGTTGCCTGCTGACAAATCGACTGGGGCAAGGCTGGGCACTTTCTGAACAGAAACCAGATGTCGAATTGACACCGCGTCAGAACGATGAACAGACACTGCTGCAATGTCGCCTGCTTGCAGCCGCTGATTCCGAAACGGATCCATTGCCAAGTTCACTTGGCGATCGGGACACACGGCTTCGTAAAGCATTACCTTTACTGACCCAGATCCTGGATCGAATGCCTGCGAACGAGCAATTATTTACGCAGCAGGCTCGATACCAAACCTCCCGAATCGCTCAGGAACTTGGAGATAATGCCCTGGCAGTGAATGCATTAGAACCGATCACTCTCGGCTTGTCAGATCAGAGTCAACTTCAGTTGCCCGAGTCCTGGTTGTTGCTGGCAAACAGTCAATACGAACTGGGGAACTATGAAGAGGCTCTGAGTGCGCTGAATCAGTTTGAAAGCTTGTCTCAGGATAAAGACTCGCTAGCACAGGCCTATATTGTCCGCATTAATGTGCTGATCAAAATGAATCGCCTCGATGATGCCAGTGCGTCTCTTGCGAAATTGCAACAATCGGATCTGGCACCTTTGGTCATCACCGAAGCGACGTTTCAACTGGCGGAAATGAATTACGCCCGTCAAAACTGGGAGGAAGCTCAAAAGCAGTATCAGCAGATTCTCCAATTGAAACTTGACGATGAATGGACGATTAAATCGCTATCTGCTTTGGGTTGGAGTTATTTTGAAGATGGAAAATTCGATGAAGCGGTAGCAAGTTTCGAGAAGTTGAAAAAGCAGTTTCCGAATGCAAAACAAGTTGCTGCCGATGCCGGTTATATGCAGGGAATGGCCTTGCTGAAAGCGAATCAGAATTTGAAGGCCGCCGAGGCATTTATGCAGACGGCTCAGTCGTTTCGCTCTTCAGAAGAGACGACTCAGGGAAACGAACTCCATCATCTGGCCTATCGGGCAGCGCGGGAAGCGGCCCGGACTTATCGGGATTTAAACGAAGTCGACAAGTCAGCCGAGGCTTATCGACTGGCCTACAAAGAACTTCGCAAGCAGCCGGAAACGCGAAATCAGAATCTGGATAAACTGCTCGATGAATGGGCGCTGCTGCATTACGAAAACGAAGAATACGCAAAGGCGGATGAAGTCTTTGAAATTCTGATCCGCGAAACGCCCAAAAGCGATCGAGCCGATGATGCTCAGCTCTCGCTGGCTGAGAGTGATTATATTAACGGCGATTTAGCGTCTGCTCGAACGCGATTTGAAAAGCTGATTGGCGATTCCACCTCGGATCCCTATGTGAAAACCCGATCGTTGTATCAACTGGTGATGATTGCCGGAACTCAAAAAGATTCGGCTGCGGTCGAAAAGTTCTCCGAAGAATACCTCAAAGCTGCGAATGGTCAGACGGCCGGCCTGAATGAGATTGGTGAAATTGAGTCCCAGTTGATTCAACTCTACCTCGAACAGGATCAGTTGGAAGAAGCTGAAAAACAACTCACCGAGTTAAAAGCCCGAGTCGCTAATCTCGATAAATCAGATCGACCAGAATGGTATCCGAGAATTTATGTGATGACTGGAGAAATTGCCCGTCGTCAAAAGAAATACGACGTGGTTCAGGAAGCTCTCGAAGAAGTTCGTCAGGAATACCCGCAGTCTGCAGAGCGGGAACAGGTTGAAGTGATTGCAGGGCGAACCCAAATTGCCCAGGCAAATTTTGCAGAGGCTGAGAAACAGTTTCGAGCGGTGCTGGACCGGGCAGCCGGGAATAAAACACTGGCCGCTGCTCAAAGTCAGTTTTATCTGGCAGAAACGGCTCTGATTCAAAAAAACTATCCGCTGGCAATCAAAGAATACATTCGGATGGCGATTCTTTTCCCGGGCTTTCCAGATTTGCAGTCGGCTGCTCTCTATCAGGCAGGGCAGTGCGATGAGGTTCAGGGGAATGTCGAACAGGCGATTCAGAATTACGAGAATCTGATTCGTCTCTATCCCGAAAGTGAATTCTCTAAAAAAGCGGAGGAGCGAGTGCAGATACTCAAAGCATCAAACTAA